From one Dasypus novemcinctus isolate mDasNov1 chromosome 28, mDasNov1.1.hap2, whole genome shotgun sequence genomic stretch:
- the LOC139437793 gene encoding basic proline-rich protein-like: MGPGPAGLLSVRACVRACACVPASRAPDRVPLVGTGLPTALAEGERAPPAFPLPEGPRGSGRLVGLKSPLRAAAPPAASRQPPAPAPPGPAPPPEAEGGRLRADRSARRRRRRRPPFRPAPGLGPHLPRTPLAPGSPAARLPTRHRPRPRPRAHGAARAPPTAQSPDGAPPTPHRHAHPRGLPGRPPTLPQRPAAGASAGASCRPPGPASPPGAGAPRSACHPAHPAPLSRYWYRPGPGGGAGPRPGLPPTRPLVSGPRPPAPHPHPHPARLSPNPPRSSDPGPWAAAAGPRVQTSCSRPRAPGSALGRRGPPPGATPTRRAGVAPHAARPSGHTAAPCAAAAALLRSVGHEPPVGCGRPRWLQTLTQEPGGERQRLLTAEVAQLPQVRLAGGEGDTAARSARPSTRRLGACRPPAGGTLATRAARPVGDISLGRPLPSVLRLARPGLGTPARRQ, from the exons ATGGGCCCCGGGCCCGCGGGGCTTCTGtccgtgcgtgcgtgcgtgcgtgcgtgcgcctGCGTGCCTGCTTCGCGGGCTCCGGACCGTGTCCCGTTGGTCGGCACAGGGTTACCGACCGCACTGGCTGAGGGAGAGCGAGCGCCGCCCGCTTTCCCGCTGCCCGAGGGGCCACGGGGCAGTGGGCGGCTGGTTGG CCTCAAGAGCCCGCTGCGCGCCGCCGCGCCGCCAGCCGCCAGCCGCCAGCCTCCCGctcccgccccgcccggccccgccccgcccccggaggCTGAGGGCGGCCGCCTCCGGGCCGACCGTtcagcccgccgccgccgccgccgccgcccgccgttCCGGCCCGCCCCTGGCCTCGGGCCCCACCTGCCCCGCACGCCACTGGCTCCCGGGAGCCCCGCCGCTCGCCTGCCCACACGCcaccggccccggccccgccctcggGCCCACGGCGCCGCCCGCGCGCCCCCGACGGCTCAGTCCCCGGACGGCGCCCCGCCGACTCCCCACCGCCACGCGCACCCCCGTGGCCTGCCCGGCCGGCCCCCGACTCTCCCGCAGCGACCCGCCGCAGGCGCGAGCGCCGGCGCCTCCTGCCGGCCGCCCGGCCCTGCCTCACCGCCCGGCGCCGGGGCTCCCCGAAGCGCCTGCCACCCCGCCCACCCGGCGCCCCTCAGCCGGTACTGGTACCGCCCCGGCCCAGGAGGCGGGGCCGGCCCCAGGCCCGGCCTGCCGCCCACGCGCCCGCTTGTCTCCggtccccggcccccggccccccacccacaccctcaccccgcacgcctctcccccaacccccctcgGAGCTCggaccctgggccctgggccgccGCAGCGGGTCCCCGCGTCCAGACCTCGTGCTCCCGGCCGCGCGCGCCGGGCTCTGCCCTCGGCCGCCGgggcccgcccccaggagccacgCCCACCCGGAGGGCGGGGGTCGCCCCGCACGCCGCCCGGCCTTCAGGCCACACAGCCGCGCCGTGCGCGGCAGCGGCCGCTCTCCTTCGGAGCGTCGGCCACGAGCCGCCTGTCGGATGCGGGCGGCCGCGCTGGCTGCAAACGCTCACCCAGGAGCCAGGTGGAGAGCGGCAG CGCCTGCTGACGGCGGAGGTCGCCCAGCTCCCGCAGGTGCGCCTGGCGGGAGGCGAGGGCGACACGGCCGCCCGCTCGGCCAGGCCTTCCACAAGGCGCCTGGGCGCTTGCCGCCCGCCGGCGGGAGGGACCCTTGCaacccgcgccgcgcgccccgtGGGGGACATCTCCCTCGGGAGGCCGCTTCCTTCAGTTCTCCGGCTAGCGAGACCCGGCCTCGGCACACCTGCCCGCCGCCAGTGA
- the LOC139437791 gene encoding basic proline-rich protein-like, which yields MGPIGVVPGEAGKTPAAAAGSLKSPLRAAAPPAASRQPPAPAPPGPAPPPEAEGGRLRADRSARRRRRQPFRPAPGLGPHLPRTPLAPGSPAARLPTRHRPRPRPRAHGAARAPPTAQSPDGAPPTPHRHAHPRGLPGRPPTLPQRPAAGASAGASCRPPGPASPPGAGAPRSACHPAHPAPLSRYWYRPGPGGGAGPRPGLPPTRPLVSGPRPPAPHPHPHPARLSPPPPELGPWALGRRSGSPRPDLVLPAARAGLCPRPPGPAPRSHAHPEGGGRPARRPAFRPHSRAVRGSGRSPSERRPRAACRMRAAALAANAHPGARWRAAGGRVGARLSGGLRSWGQSTGPGTWHRGLPSRSGRPRGARSATAPGPRRWAGPRSPRTCAWALPGCRHGPLVPEALGRRAGAPARCPAAPSSSRRPGLSRPRPRCRQRLLTAEVAQLPQVRLAGGEGDNGRPLGQAFHKAPGRLPPAGGRDPCNPRRAPRGGHLPREAASFSSPASETRPRHTCPPPVTAWTAGPRSPSP from the exons ATGGGGCCCATCGGCGTGGTGCCAGGCGAGGCGGGGAAG ACGCCGGCTGCCGCCGCCGGCAGCCTCAAGAGCCCGCTGCGCGCCGCCGCGCCGCCAGCCGCCAGCCGCCAGCCTCCCGctcccgccccgcccggccccgccccgcccccggaggCTGAGGGCGGCCGCCTCCGGGCCGACCGTtcagcccgccgccgccgccgccagccGTTCCGGCCCGCCCCTGGCCTCGGGCCCCACCTGCCCCGCACGCCACTGGCTCCCGGGAGCCCCGCCGCTCGCCTGCCCACACGCcaccggccccggccccgccctcggGCCCACGGCGCGGCCCGCGCGCCCCCGACGGCTCAGTCCCCGGACGGCGCCCCGCCGACTCCCCACCGCCACGCGCACCCCCGTGGCCTGCCCGGCCGGCCCCCGACTCTCCCGCAGCGACCCGCCGCAGGCGCGAGCGCCGGCGCCTCCTGCCGGCCGCCCGGCCCTGCCTCACCGCCCGGCGCCGGGGCTCCCCGAAGCGCCTGCCACCCCGCCCACCCGGCGCCCCTCAGCCGGTACTGGTACCGCCCCGGCCCAGGAGGCGGGGCCGGCCCCAGGCCCGGCCTGCCGCCCACGCGCCCGCTTGTCTCCggtccccggcccccggccccccacccacaccctcaccccgcacgcctctcccccccccccccggagctcggaccctgggccctgggccgccGCAGCGGGTCCCCGCGTCCAGACCTCGTGCTCCCGGCCGCGCGCGCCGGGCTCTGCCCTCGGCCGCCGgggcccgcccccaggagccacgCCCACCCGGAGGGCGGGGGTCGCCCCGCACGCCGCCCGGCCTTCAGGCCACACAGCCGCGCCGTGCGCGGCAGCGGCCGCTCTCCCTCGGAGCGTCGGCCACGAGCCGCCTGTCGGATGCGGGCGGCCGCGCTGGCTGCAAACGCTCACCCAGGAGCCAGGTGGAGAGCGGCAGGTGGCCGGGTCGGGGCCAGGCTGTCCGGAGGCCTGCGCAGTTGGGGCCAGAGCACAGGCCCTGGGACCTGGCACCGGGGGCTGCCCAGCCGCAGCGGGAGGCCCCGAGGCGCACGCAGCGCAACCGCACCCGGGCCGCGGCGCTGGGCGGGGCCTCGGTCCCCACGCACCTGCGCCTGGGCCCTGCCGGGCTGCCGGCACGGGCCTCTCGTCCCAGAGGCCCTGGGCCGCAGAGCTGGGGCCCCGGCCCGCTGCCCTGCCGCCCCGAGCTCCTCCAGGCGTCCCGGCCTCAGCCGGCCTAGGCCTCGCTGTCGCCAGCGCCTGCTGACGGCGGAGGTCGCCCAGCTCCCGCAGGTGCGCCTGGCCGGAGGCGAGGGCGACAACGGCCGCCCGCTCGGCCAGGCCTTCCACAAGGCGCCTGGGCGCTTGCCGCCCGCCGGCGGGAGGGACCCTTGCaacccgcgccgcgcgccccgtGGGGGACATCTCCCTCGGGAGGCCGCTTCCTTCAGTTCTCCGGCTAGCGAGACCCGGCCTCGGCACACCTGCCCGCCGCCAGTGACGGCCTGGACCGCTGGGCCTCGGTCTCCCAGCCCCTAG
- the LOC139437792 gene encoding basic proline-rich protein-like gives MGPIGVVPGEAGKTPAAAAGSLKSPLRAAAPPAASRQPPAPAPPGPAPPPEAEGGRLRADRSARRRRRRRRQPFRPAPGLGPHLPRTPLAPGSPAARLPTRHRPRPRPRAHGAARAPPTAQSPDGAPPTPHRHAHPRGLPGRPPTLPQRPAAGASAGASCRPPGPASPPGAGAPRSACHPAHPAPLSRYWYRPGPGGGAGPRPGLPPTRPLVSGPRPPAPHPHPHPARLSPPPPELGPWALGRRSGSPRPDLVLPAARAGLCPRPPGPAPRSHAHPEGGGRPARRPAFRPHSRAVRGSGRSPSERRPRAACRMRAAALAANAHPGARWRAAGGRVGARLSGGLRSWGQSTGPGTWHRGLPSRSGRPRGARSATAPGPRRWAGPRSPRTCAWALPGCRHGPLVPEALGRRAGAPARCPAAPSPSRRPGLSRPRPRCRQRLLTAEVAQLPQVRLAGGEGDNGRPLGQAFHKAPGRLPPAGGRDPCNPRRAPRGGHLPREAASFSSPASETRPRHTCPPPVTAWTAGPRSPSP, from the exons ATGGGGCCCATCGGCGTGGTGCCAGGCGAGGCGGGGAAG ACGCCGGCTGCCGCCGCCGGCAGCCTCAAGAGCCCGCTGCGCGCCGCCGCGCCGCCAGCCGCCAGCCGCCAGCCTCCCGctcccgccccgcccggccccgccccgcccccggaggCTGAGGGCGGCCGCCTCCGGGCCGACCGTtcagcccgccgccgccgccgccgccgccgccagccGTTCCGGCCCGCCCCTGGCCTCGGGCCCCACCTGCCCCGCACGCCACTGGCTCCCGGGAGCCCCGCCGCTCGCCTGCCCACACGCcaccggccccggccccgccctcggGCCCACGGCGCGGCCCGCGCGCCCCCGACGGCTCAGTCCCCGGACGGCGCCCCGCCGACTCCCCACCGCCACGCGCACCCCCGTGGCCTGCCCGGCCGGCCCCCGACTCTCCCGCAGCGACCCGCCGCAGGCGCGAGCGCCGGCGCCTCCTGCCGGCCGCCCGGCCCTGCCTCACCGCCCGGCGCCGGGGCTCCCCGAAGCGCCTGCCACCCCGCCCACCCGGCGCCCCTCAGCCGGTACTGGTACCGCCCCGGCCCAGGAGGCGGGGCCGGCCCCAGGCCCGGCCTGCCGCCCACGCGCCCGCTTGTCTCCggtccccggcccccggccccccacccacaccctcaccccgcacgcctctcccccccccccccggagctcggaccctgggccctgggccgccGCAGCGGGTCCCCGCGTCCAGACCTCGTGCTCCCGGCCGCGCGCGCCGGGCTCTGCCCTCGGCCGCCGgggcccgcccccaggagccacgCCCACCCGGAGGGCGGGGGTCGCCCCGCACGCCGCCCGGCCTTCAGGCCACACAGCCGCGCCGTGCGCGGCAGCGGCCGCTCTCCCTCGGAGCGTCGGCCACGAGCCGCCTGTCGGATGCGGGCGGCCGCGCTGGCTGCAAACGCTCACCCAGGAGCCAGGTGGAGAGCGGCAGGTGGCCGGGTCGGGGCCAGGCTGTCCGGAGGCCTGCGCAGTTGGGGCCAGAGCACAGGCCCTGGGACCTGGCACCGGGGGCTGCCCAGCCGCAGCGGGAGGCCCCGAGGCGCACGCAGCGCAACCGCACCCGGGCCGCGGCGCTGGGCGGGGCCTCGGTCCCCACGCACCTGCGCCTGGGCCCTGCCGGGCTGCCGGCACGGGCCTCTCGTCCCAGAGGCCCTGGGCCGCAGAGCTGGGGCCCCGGCCCGCTGCCCTGCCGCCCCGAGCCCCTCCAGGCGTCCCGGCCTCAGCCGGCCTAGGCCTCGCTGTCGCCAGCGCCTGCTGACGGCGGAGGTCGCCCAGCTCCCGCAGGTGCGCCTGGCCGGAGGCGAGGGCGACAACGGCCGCCCGCTCGGCCAGGCCTTCCACAAGGCGCCTGGGCGCTTGCCGCCCGCCGGCGGGAGGGACCCTTGCaacccgcgccgcgcgccccgtGGGGGACATCTCCCTCGGGAGGCCGCTTCCTTCAGTTCTCCGGCTAGCGAGACCCGGCCTCGGCACACCTGCCCGCCGCCAGTGACGGCCTGGACCGCTGGGCCTCGGTCTCCCAGCCCCTAG